One part of the Malus sylvestris chromosome 2, drMalSylv7.2, whole genome shotgun sequence genome encodes these proteins:
- the LOC126603917 gene encoding probable LRR receptor-like serine/threonine-protein kinase At3g47570 isoform X2, whose product MGIDKFFPSLSVLAFFSLLCMHAFVLNSCLGFSFGAENNETDSLALLEIKARITEDPFAVMSSWNETIHFCQWRGVTCSNRHRRATGLNLESLKLAGSIPPHVGNLSFLRVINLQNNSFGQEIPTEIGRLRRLQVLRLNNNSLGGDIPSNLSACSQLLEIDLGHNLLVGGIPEELGTLSKLRVLVLRYNKLRGSVPYSFSNLSSLEVLSASSNTLSGSITDIFGQVTKLTEIGLADNSLSGMIPPSIFNLPSLIRFSIQLNEIEGHLSMLGNNLHGNVPSLESLHRLERFVLTANDLGSGGTNDLSFICDLSNATKLKRLNLNMNNFGGILPQCIANLSASLQVFYASDNKLVGSIPNGIGNLVNLESLYLSMNQFSGEIPSDLGKLQNLYLLDLAINSLSGEIPSSFGNLSRLTKLYFDQNKLQGNLPLSLAECHNLQVLFVTNNNLSGNISPRVIGLSSSYISLDLSQNRFTSPFPQEVGKLINLEYLDVSENMFSGQIPSGLGSCIKLEYIYLQGNLFQETIPLSLASLRGVRELNLSHNNLSGKIPKFLESFVLLQSLNLSYNMLEGMVPIEGVFKNATATSVKGNRELCGGVLEFQLPKCKREQLKKVGLSLTLKLIISIVSALLGVTFAFAFMYHCCVHRERKDRTSSDKENFLRVSYQSLLKATNGFSSSNLIGAGSFGSVYKGVLDEGETTVAVKVLNLVNPGASKSFIAECEALRNIRHRNLVKVLSACSSIDYNGNDFKALVYEFMVNGTLDDWLHLAPTVGETNERPRTLNFSQRLNISIDIAMALDYLHHQCETPIVHCDLKPSNVLLNDDMIGHVGDFGLVRFLLKSQDSCSANQSSTCGVKGTIGYTPPEYGMGNEVWTQGDVYSYGILLLELFTGKRPTDEMFQGSVNLHKFVKAALPNKMEHVADPVIVQEKGEGDMCNDDSLNEDTRACINIRDSLISVLEVGVACSAELPRERLNISDALAKMCQIRNKLQARK is encoded by the exons ATGGGGATCGACAAGTTCTTCCCATCACTGTCAGTGCTTGCGTTTTTCTCATTGTTGTGCATGCATGCTTTTGTTCTTAACTCATGTCTTGGTTTTTCCTTTGGCGCCGAAAACAATGAGACGGATAGTCTGGCCTTGCTTGAAATCAAGGCTAGGATAACCGAGGACCCTTTTGCAGTCATGAGTTCATGGAATGAAACCATCCACTTTTGCCAATGGCGTGGTGTCACATGTAGTAATCGTCACCGGAGGGCCACCGGATTGAACCTTGAGTCCTTGAAACTTGCAGGATCCATACCACCACATGTTGGGAATTTGAGCTTTCTGAGAGTCATTAATCTCCAAAACAATAGCTTTGGCCAAGAAATCCCAACAGAGATTGGCCGTCTCCGCAGATTGCAAGTGTTACGATTGAACAATAATTCACTTGGGGGGGATATTCCCTCCAACTTATCAGCTTGCTCGCAACTCCTCGAAATCGATCTCGGCCACAATTTGCTGGTAGGAGGAATTCCAGAAGAGCTGGGCACTTTGTCAAAACTACGAGTACTTGTACTTCGCTACAACAAGCTTAGAGGAAGCGTCCCTTACTCTTTCAGCAACTTATCATCTCTCGAAGTGCTTTCTGCATCTTCTAATACTTTGAGCGGGAGTATTACGGATATTTTTGGCCAAGTGACAAAGTTAACAGAAATTGGGTTGGCAGACAATTCGCTTTCTGGCATGATCCCACCCTCCATCTTCAATCTACCTTCTCTCATAAGGTTTTCAATACAACTGAATGAAATCGAAG GTCATCTGTCAATGCTAGGAAACAACCTACACGGAAATGTACCTTCTTTGGAAAGTTTACATAGGCTTGAGAGATTTGTTCTAACCGCGAACGATCTTGGAAGTGGCGGAACTAATGACTTGAGCTTTATCTGTGATTTGTCTAACGCCACGAAACTAAAAAGATTGAACCTAAATATGAACAATTTTGGGGGTATATTACCCCAATGCATAGCCAACTTGTCTGCTTCTCTTCAAGTTTTCTATGCAAGTGACAATAAATTAGTAGGAAGCATCCCAAATGGAATTGGAAATCTTGTTAACTTGGAGAGCTTGTATCTGTCTATGAACCAATTTTCGGGTGAAATCCCTTCTGATCTAGGAAagcttcaaaatttatatttattagaTTTAGCTATAAATTCTCTGTCAGGGGAAATTCCTTCCTCTTTCGGAAATTTAAGTCGTTTAACTAAATTATATTTTGACCAAAATAAGCTTCAAGGAAATTTACCTTTAAGTTTAGCAGAGTGTCACAATTTGCAAGTCTTGTTCGTTACAAACAACAATCTCAGCGGTAACATTTCACCGAGAGTCATTGGTCTGTCGTCATCATATATTTCATTAGATTTATCTCAAAATCGTTTCACCAGTCCATTTCCACAAGAAGTAGGAAAACTGATAAATCTGGAGTACTTAGATGTTTCCGAAAATATGTTTTCTGGTCAGATACCATCAGGTCTTGGTAGCTGTATAAAATTAGAATATATATACCTGCAAGGAAATCTTTTTCAAGAAACAATTCCATTGTCTTTGGCTTCTCTGAGGGGGGTTCGAGAATTAAATCTTTCTCACAACAACTTGTCTGGCAAGATTCCGAAATTCCTAGAGAGCTTTGTACTTCTGCAATCTTTGAATCTATCTTATAATATGTTGGAGGGGATGGTGCCAATTGAAGGAGTTTTTAAGAATGCAACAGCAACATCCGTTAAAGGCAATAGAGAACTTTGCGGGGGCGTACTTGAATTTCAATTGCCAAAATGCAAGCGTGAACAACTCAAAAAGGTAGGATTGAGCCTGACCTTGAAACTGATAATCTCCATCGTTTCTGCCCTTCTTGGAGTCACATTTGCATTTGCTTTTATGTACCATTGTTGCGTGCATAGGGAAAGAAAGGATCGTACTTCCAGTGATAAAGAAAACTTTCTTAGGGTGTCTTACCAAAGTCTTCTAAAAGCTACTAATGGATTCTCCTCTTCCAATTTGATTGGTGCGGGAAGTTTTGGTTCTGTGTACAAAGGAGTACTTGACGAAGGCGAAACAACAGTTGCTGTCAAGGTACTGAACCTTGTTAATCCTGGAGCTTCCAAAAGCTTCATTGCTGAGTGTGAGGCCTTGAGAAACATCAGACACCGTAATCTTGTGAAGGTACTGTCCGCATGTTCTAGTATTGATTATAATGGTAATGATTTCAAGGCCCTAGTTTATGAGTTCATGGTTAATGGGACCTTAGATGACTGGTTACATCTGGCTCCCACAGTTGGTGAGACAAATGAGAGACCAAGGACTCTAAATTTTTCACAAAGGTTGAACATTTCGATTGATATTGCTATGGCATTGGATTATCTCCATCATCAATGTGAAACGCCAATAGTTCACTGCGATCTCAAGCCAAGCAATGTTCTTCTGAATGATGATATGATTGGACATGTAGGCGACTTTGGGTTGGTAAGATTCCTTCTCAAATCCCAAGATAGTTGTTCTGCAAATCAATCGAGCACCTGTGGAGTAAAAGGAACAATCGGTTATACTCCTCCAG AGTATGGCATGGGAAATGAAGTCTGGACACAAGGTGATGTGTATAGTTACGGCATTCTGCTACTGGAATTGTTCACAGGGAAAAGACCGACAGATGAGATGTTTCAGGGAAGTGTAAACCTTCATAAGTTTGTCAAGGCTGCTCTGCCTAATAAGATGGAACATGTTGCAGATCCTGTTATTGTTCAAGAAAAAGGGGAAGGGGACATGTGCAATGACGATAGTCTTAATGAGGATACAAGGGCTTGCATAAATATTCGGGATAGCTTGATTTCAGTTTTAGAAGTCGGTGTTGCTTGTTCTGCAGAGTTGCCAAGAGAAAGGTTGAACATTAGTGATGCTTTGGCGAAGATGTGTCAGATAAGAAACAAACTTCAAGCTCGTAAGTAG
- the LOC126603917 gene encoding probable LRR receptor-like serine/threonine-protein kinase At3g47570 isoform X1, whose product MGIDKFFPSLSVLAFFSLLCMHAFVLNSCLGFSFGAENNETDSLALLEIKARITEDPFAVMSSWNETIHFCQWRGVTCSNRHRRATGLNLESLKLAGSIPPHVGNLSFLRVINLQNNSFGQEIPTEIGRLRRLQVLRLNNNSLGGDIPSNLSACSQLLEIDLGHNLLVGGIPEELGTLSKLRVLVLRYNKLRGSVPYSFSNLSSLEVLSASSNTLSGSITDIFGQVTKLTEIGLADNSLSGMIPPSIFNLPSLIRFSIQLNEIEGTFPSNLGIFSPRLQYFDISYNQFSGSIPVSLSNASNLGHLSMLGNNLHGNVPSLESLHRLERFVLTANDLGSGGTNDLSFICDLSNATKLKRLNLNMNNFGGILPQCIANLSASLQVFYASDNKLVGSIPNGIGNLVNLESLYLSMNQFSGEIPSDLGKLQNLYLLDLAINSLSGEIPSSFGNLSRLTKLYFDQNKLQGNLPLSLAECHNLQVLFVTNNNLSGNISPRVIGLSSSYISLDLSQNRFTSPFPQEVGKLINLEYLDVSENMFSGQIPSGLGSCIKLEYIYLQGNLFQETIPLSLASLRGVRELNLSHNNLSGKIPKFLESFVLLQSLNLSYNMLEGMVPIEGVFKNATATSVKGNRELCGGVLEFQLPKCKREQLKKVGLSLTLKLIISIVSALLGVTFAFAFMYHCCVHRERKDRTSSDKENFLRVSYQSLLKATNGFSSSNLIGAGSFGSVYKGVLDEGETTVAVKVLNLVNPGASKSFIAECEALRNIRHRNLVKVLSACSSIDYNGNDFKALVYEFMVNGTLDDWLHLAPTVGETNERPRTLNFSQRLNISIDIAMALDYLHHQCETPIVHCDLKPSNVLLNDDMIGHVGDFGLVRFLLKSQDSCSANQSSTCGVKGTIGYTPPEYGMGNEVWTQGDVYSYGILLLELFTGKRPTDEMFQGSVNLHKFVKAALPNKMEHVADPVIVQEKGEGDMCNDDSLNEDTRACINIRDSLISVLEVGVACSAELPRERLNISDALAKMCQIRNKLQARK is encoded by the exons ATGGGGATCGACAAGTTCTTCCCATCACTGTCAGTGCTTGCGTTTTTCTCATTGTTGTGCATGCATGCTTTTGTTCTTAACTCATGTCTTGGTTTTTCCTTTGGCGCCGAAAACAATGAGACGGATAGTCTGGCCTTGCTTGAAATCAAGGCTAGGATAACCGAGGACCCTTTTGCAGTCATGAGTTCATGGAATGAAACCATCCACTTTTGCCAATGGCGTGGTGTCACATGTAGTAATCGTCACCGGAGGGCCACCGGATTGAACCTTGAGTCCTTGAAACTTGCAGGATCCATACCACCACATGTTGGGAATTTGAGCTTTCTGAGAGTCATTAATCTCCAAAACAATAGCTTTGGCCAAGAAATCCCAACAGAGATTGGCCGTCTCCGCAGATTGCAAGTGTTACGATTGAACAATAATTCACTTGGGGGGGATATTCCCTCCAACTTATCAGCTTGCTCGCAACTCCTCGAAATCGATCTCGGCCACAATTTGCTGGTAGGAGGAATTCCAGAAGAGCTGGGCACTTTGTCAAAACTACGAGTACTTGTACTTCGCTACAACAAGCTTAGAGGAAGCGTCCCTTACTCTTTCAGCAACTTATCATCTCTCGAAGTGCTTTCTGCATCTTCTAATACTTTGAGCGGGAGTATTACGGATATTTTTGGCCAAGTGACAAAGTTAACAGAAATTGGGTTGGCAGACAATTCGCTTTCTGGCATGATCCCACCCTCCATCTTCAATCTACCTTCTCTCATAAGGTTTTCAATACAACTGAATGAAATCGAAGGTACTTTTCCCTCCAACTTAGGTATTTTTTCTCCACGTCTCCAATATTTTGATATTTCTTATAACCAATTTAGTGGATCAATCCCTGTTTCACTGTCCAATGCCTCAAATCTAGGTCATCTGTCAATGCTAGGAAACAACCTACACGGAAATGTACCTTCTTTGGAAAGTTTACATAGGCTTGAGAGATTTGTTCTAACCGCGAACGATCTTGGAAGTGGCGGAACTAATGACTTGAGCTTTATCTGTGATTTGTCTAACGCCACGAAACTAAAAAGATTGAACCTAAATATGAACAATTTTGGGGGTATATTACCCCAATGCATAGCCAACTTGTCTGCTTCTCTTCAAGTTTTCTATGCAAGTGACAATAAATTAGTAGGAAGCATCCCAAATGGAATTGGAAATCTTGTTAACTTGGAGAGCTTGTATCTGTCTATGAACCAATTTTCGGGTGAAATCCCTTCTGATCTAGGAAagcttcaaaatttatatttattagaTTTAGCTATAAATTCTCTGTCAGGGGAAATTCCTTCCTCTTTCGGAAATTTAAGTCGTTTAACTAAATTATATTTTGACCAAAATAAGCTTCAAGGAAATTTACCTTTAAGTTTAGCAGAGTGTCACAATTTGCAAGTCTTGTTCGTTACAAACAACAATCTCAGCGGTAACATTTCACCGAGAGTCATTGGTCTGTCGTCATCATATATTTCATTAGATTTATCTCAAAATCGTTTCACCAGTCCATTTCCACAAGAAGTAGGAAAACTGATAAATCTGGAGTACTTAGATGTTTCCGAAAATATGTTTTCTGGTCAGATACCATCAGGTCTTGGTAGCTGTATAAAATTAGAATATATATACCTGCAAGGAAATCTTTTTCAAGAAACAATTCCATTGTCTTTGGCTTCTCTGAGGGGGGTTCGAGAATTAAATCTTTCTCACAACAACTTGTCTGGCAAGATTCCGAAATTCCTAGAGAGCTTTGTACTTCTGCAATCTTTGAATCTATCTTATAATATGTTGGAGGGGATGGTGCCAATTGAAGGAGTTTTTAAGAATGCAACAGCAACATCCGTTAAAGGCAATAGAGAACTTTGCGGGGGCGTACTTGAATTTCAATTGCCAAAATGCAAGCGTGAACAACTCAAAAAGGTAGGATTGAGCCTGACCTTGAAACTGATAATCTCCATCGTTTCTGCCCTTCTTGGAGTCACATTTGCATTTGCTTTTATGTACCATTGTTGCGTGCATAGGGAAAGAAAGGATCGTACTTCCAGTGATAAAGAAAACTTTCTTAGGGTGTCTTACCAAAGTCTTCTAAAAGCTACTAATGGATTCTCCTCTTCCAATTTGATTGGTGCGGGAAGTTTTGGTTCTGTGTACAAAGGAGTACTTGACGAAGGCGAAACAACAGTTGCTGTCAAGGTACTGAACCTTGTTAATCCTGGAGCTTCCAAAAGCTTCATTGCTGAGTGTGAGGCCTTGAGAAACATCAGACACCGTAATCTTGTGAAGGTACTGTCCGCATGTTCTAGTATTGATTATAATGGTAATGATTTCAAGGCCCTAGTTTATGAGTTCATGGTTAATGGGACCTTAGATGACTGGTTACATCTGGCTCCCACAGTTGGTGAGACAAATGAGAGACCAAGGACTCTAAATTTTTCACAAAGGTTGAACATTTCGATTGATATTGCTATGGCATTGGATTATCTCCATCATCAATGTGAAACGCCAATAGTTCACTGCGATCTCAAGCCAAGCAATGTTCTTCTGAATGATGATATGATTGGACATGTAGGCGACTTTGGGTTGGTAAGATTCCTTCTCAAATCCCAAGATAGTTGTTCTGCAAATCAATCGAGCACCTGTGGAGTAAAAGGAACAATCGGTTATACTCCTCCAG AGTATGGCATGGGAAATGAAGTCTGGACACAAGGTGATGTGTATAGTTACGGCATTCTGCTACTGGAATTGTTCACAGGGAAAAGACCGACAGATGAGATGTTTCAGGGAAGTGTAAACCTTCATAAGTTTGTCAAGGCTGCTCTGCCTAATAAGATGGAACATGTTGCAGATCCTGTTATTGTTCAAGAAAAAGGGGAAGGGGACATGTGCAATGACGATAGTCTTAATGAGGATACAAGGGCTTGCATAAATATTCGGGATAGCTTGATTTCAGTTTTAGAAGTCGGTGTTGCTTGTTCTGCAGAGTTGCCAAGAGAAAGGTTGAACATTAGTGATGCTTTGGCGAAGATGTGTCAGATAAGAAACAAACTTCAAGCTCGTAAGTAG